CAACAATTTATCGCTGGCTGGAGCAGCCTGCGTTTGTCGCTGCGTTGACGCAAGCGTCGGATGCTACACAGAAGGCCATCGCAGCCCGGTTGACGGGGTTGCTTGACCGAAGCCTTGACGTCGTGGGTGAAGCCCTGGGCAACGGCGATGCGAAAATCAGGTTGCGGGCTGCCCTTGGGCTTCTGAGCCGTTACGACGGATTGGCGGAATACCTTGACCTAACGGCCAGGGTTTCAGAGTTGGAACGCAAAGTCAAATTATCAGGGGGTGGACAATGAGTATTGAGAGACGGGTTGAGGACTTAGAGGCCAGGACGGGCAGCGTTCGGGAACCGATGATTTTTTACATCAGAAGACCGGGCGGTCCCTCGTCCGAGGAAGCGAGACGGACGGCTTTGGCAAAGGCGATGCAGGAACGACCTGACCAGAGCATCTACATTGTTGTGTTGGAAGGGGGTGAACAAAATGTCAATACGAACAATGCTTGACGACTACGAGGCAGAGAAGGAGCGCATACTTGGCGACCGAGACCTTTCGCAGGAAGCGAAACTGCGCAGGGTCGCTGCGCTCAAGGAGCGAGTGCACGCCAGCGTCCTGGCAGAAGTTCAGGCACTCTGGGGGCGCATTGACCAGAACGGCAATTTGACCGGTGGCACGCTATGGAGCAGGCTGGAGAAGGCAGAACAGGCGCTGCAACAAGCCAAGGAACGGGTGGATGCTGACCTTGACGTCGAACGGGTCAAGTTGCACGTCCAGGGCATCTCATCACGACTGGCGGGAATGGGTTCGCTTGACGAAGCCAAGCGCTACTACAAGCACGCCAGCCCGACCGAGAGGCGTGCTTGGCAGGAAAGCGCTGCAGCGAGCCTCATCAGCAGGTTCGGCAGCAACGTCGAAGTTTTTATGTTTGCCAAGCAATTGGAAGCCGACCGTGAGGCCAGGCTTCACACGCCAGAAGTGCAAGACGCAGAAGCAACGCTTGAGCGGGTTTACAATGACTTTGAGCAAGCGTTCTCCGACTTGGATAGGGCTTGTGCCACATTCGGCGATACGCCGTTCTTGATGGCCCCAACGACAGGTCAAGGGCTATCTGCAATTCGAGCACGGATACGTCGCAACAGTCATACAGATTGGGAGCGACTGGGCTGGGACTACTTCGTCGGTCAGAAGACAAAGACAACGGCAGTCGGGGGTAAGGAACTGTAGAGTTCCCGTTATGGCCATTGGGGGCTGGTTGCGCCTGCCAGCCCCCTATTTGACTTTTCTGCCAACCTGCCTATACTTCTGGCTGCCTTAACAACAAAATAGCCCTGCGACTTGAGGCTAAGTCCAGGGCCTGGCGTCGGTGAGATACACACCAACGCAAGGGGATTGTAGCAGAGGCCCCGTTTGGTGTCAAACCGACGGGGCTTTTTTGTTCGCAAAAATAGAGCAAGCGCTTTGGCAATAAACGAGATGTCAAGTTAGCGACAGAAGGCACAACATTTTGTGGTATGCAGGCCAGCCGATGCTACGGGTTGTGTGTTCTGCTCAATCGGCAGAGCAAGCGCTTCGTAAGCGTTAGGTTATCGGTTCAAGTCCGAT
This sequence is a window from Chloroflexota bacterium. Protein-coding genes within it:
- a CDS encoding helix-turn-helix domain-containing protein, encoding MGQNATSEKLNDKQRRAIRAILTERTITSAAQKAGVSRSTIYRWLEQPAFVAALTQASDATQKAIAARLTGLLDRSLDVVGEALGNGDAKIRLRAALGLLSRYDGLAEYLDLTARVSELERKVKLSGGGQ